The following coding sequences are from one Salvelinus namaycush isolate Seneca chromosome 23, SaNama_1.0, whole genome shotgun sequence window:
- the LOC120018101 gene encoding glia-derived nexin-like has translation MGLPSLLCLCVLVTLCGHRGVLSQAPSYGERGSDLGLQVFLQVARSRPQENVVLSPHGVASILGMLLPGAHGETRRQLLTALRYKKNGPYKMLRKLHKTLTAKSNQDIVTIANAMFSQQGFPMEEAFMSSNRANFQCESRTLDFTDTQVAAATINDWVNNQTKGHIPTLVKADMLDGALTRLVAVNAIYFKGLWKSRFQLENTKIRTFNAGDGNAYKVPMMSQLSVFNIGLASTPQGLNYKVIELPYHGNSISMLIALPSEEDTPLGDVISHISTATVQSWTKLLHQRKVRLLLPKFTAEAEVDLRASLSALGITDIFDDGKADFRHLSTEPVYVSKALQKAKIEVNEDGTKAAAATTAILMARSSPPWVIVDRPFLFLIRHNPTGTILFMGQVNQP, from the exons ATGGGCCTCCCCTCGTTACTATGCCTGTGTGTGCTGGTGACCCTGTGTGGCCACCGGGGGGTGCTCTCCCAAGCCCCCTCCTATGGCGAACGGGGCTCCGACCTGGGGCTCCAGGTATTCCTGCAGGTGGCCCGCTCCAGACCCCAGGAGAACGTGGTGCTTTCCCCCCACGGCGTGGCCTCCATCCTGGGCATGCTGCTGCCAGGCGCCCATGGAGAGACCCGCAGGCAGCTCCTCACAGCACTCCGCTACAAGAAGAATG GACCTTATAAGATGTTGAGGAAGCTCCACAAGACGCTGACAGCCAAGTCCAACCAGGACATCGTGACTATCGCCAACGCTATGTTCTCCCAGCAGGGCTTCCCTATGGAGGAGGCTTTCATGTCCTCCAACAGGGCCAACTTCCAGTGTGAGAGCCGGACCTTGGACTTCACTGACACCCAGGTGGCTGCAGCCACCATCAATGACTGGGTCAACAACCAGACCAAAG GCCACATCCCTACTCTGGTCAAGGCAGACATGTTGGACGGTGCTCTGACCCGCCTGGTGGCCGTCAACGCCATCTACTTTAAAGGCCTGTGGAAGTCCCGCTTTCAGCTGGAGAACACCAAGATAAGAACCTTCAACGCGGGAGACGGCAATGCATACAAGGTCCCTATGATGTCCCAGCTGTCGGTCTTCAACATTG GTCTGGCCAGCACACCCCAGGGGCTGAATTATAAGGTCATTGAGCTACCGTATCACGGCAACAGCATAAGCATGCTGATCGCCCTGCCATCGGAGGAGGACACGCCCCTAGGTGATGTCATTTCTCACATCAGCACAGCCACGGTACAGAGCTGGACCAAGCTGCTACACCAGAGGAAGGTCCGCCTGCTGCTGCCCAA GTTTACTGCTGAAGCCGAAGTGGACCTGCGAGCCTCCCTCTCAGCCCTGGGGATAACAGACATATTTGATGATGGCAAAGCCGACTTCAGGCACCTCA GTACAGAGCCTGTGTATGTATCTAAAGCGCTACAGAAAGCTAAGATAGAGGTCAATGAGGATGGAACCAAAGCAGCTGCTGCCACGA CTGCCATCTTAATGGCCAGGTCTTCTCCACCTTGGGTCATTGTAGACCGacccttcctcttcctcatccgGCACAACCCAACAG GTACGATCCTCTTCATGGGACAGGTCAACCAGCCTTGA